One region of Chanodichthys erythropterus isolate Z2021 chromosome 19, ASM2448905v1, whole genome shotgun sequence genomic DNA includes:
- the zgc:171971 gene encoding DNA-directed RNA polymerase III subunit RPC4, which yields MSEHGDGDGAASSSAGFRPSFAVGRGLPGRVSLNPPPPGRLTSLRSRDLTLGGYKKKTFVPNVHSVRKNKDELQEGTRTAPKKDRRDREDRHRERRRREKPQTIQSHSIFEQGPADTYRKPGNWGSTNLNDCDPTLVTKCIKKEKNNTEDDDNEILQKLQRDDFLDDPGLKNDPKQRPIRLPLHQSYTFLSTKTASSFKETPSDNALKSLRAEQKYPLPLRGTCEFPQQPTVGELFQQLSVSDQEELLFIQLPDTIPGQPKTSSPEKTKKDNKTEDKRSSQIKTLDQPDKAAVPLLSDFSEGLIGKLQIRKSGKVQLVMGNVTLDVSEGAAFSFLQQLVCVRLSEGLTGDMTVLGNITHKLVCSPDFETLLQEAKLPSDLSSASKS from the exons ATGTCTGAACATGGAGATGGGGATGGAGCGGCGAGCTCATCTGCCGGTTTCAGACCATCATTTGCTGTGGGCAGAGGACTGCCAGGCCGAGTATCACTGAATCCCCCTCCACCAGGCAGACTGACCTCTTTGCGCTCCAGAGATCTCACCCtgggtggatataaaaag AAAACCTTTGTACCAAATGTTCACTCTGTTCGTAAAAATAAAGATGA GTTACAGGAGGGGACTCGCACTGCACCAAAGAAAGATAGAAGAGACAGAGAAGACAGACATAGAGAGAGAAGGCGACGAGAAAAACCTCAGACTATTCAGTCTCACTCCATCTTTGAGCAGGGTCCTGCAGACACCTACAGGAAGCCAG gtaattgGGGCAGTACTAACCTGAATGACTGTGATCCTACACTTGTcacaaaatgcattaaaaaggaAAAGAACAATACTGAGGATGATGATAATGAAATTTTACAAAAACTCCAACGAGATGAT TTTTTGGATGATCCTGGATTAAAAAATGATCCTAAGCAAAGACCAATCAGACTTCCACTCCATCAGTCATACACCTTTTTGTCAACAAAGACAGCTAGTTCAT TTAAAGAGACCCCATCTGATAATGCACTGAAATCACTCAGAGCTGAGCAGAAATACCCGCTGCCATTGAGGGGAACATGTGAATTCCCGCAACAACCAACTGTTGGAGAACTTTTCCAGCAGCTAAGTGTTTCAGATCAGGAAGAACTGCTGTTTATTCAGCTTCCTGATACCATACCTGGTCAACCTAAAACCTCAAGCCCAGAGAAAACCAAAAAGGACAACAAAACTGAAGACAAGCGCTCATCACAAATTAAAACTCTG GATCAGCCTGATAAAGCTGCTGTACCTTTGCTGTCTGACTTCTCAGAGGGTCTGATTGGAAAACTGCAAATTAGAAAGTCTGGTAAAGTCCAACTGGTCATGGGAAATGTTACATTAGATGTCTCAGAAGGAGCGGCCTTCTCTTTCCTACAG CAACTTGTTTGTGTGCGGCTGTCAGAGGGCCTCACCGGGGACATGACTGTGCTGGGAAACATCACACACAAGCTGGTGTGTTCACCTGATTTTGAGACTTTACTGCAAGAAGCCAAATTGCCATCTGATCTCTCCTCGGCTTCAAAGTCCTGA